In Microplitis mediator isolate UGA2020A chromosome 9, iyMicMedi2.1, whole genome shotgun sequence, the DNA window tgttctTCTAACAGGGAGAATCATCTCCGTTTCCTTTCAggaatatattttcttttataacgAAAACTTCGAAatcttattaaaattaaaacctctaaaaatttaaagaaaattttattaataaaagaaattcatGGTCGGTTCTAGTAGGGGTTTCCAAATTTCCTAAAGTAGGTCTTAAATCTCCTGATTTTTCACCTGTAACCTTCTTCCAAAATGAATCTTTATCTTGTCATCAATGGGCATAAGCCCGGTTTATATCAAACCTGGAAGGAGTGTCACGAACAAATAGCTGCATACCCGAACCCCATCTTCAGGTTAGTCCATTCGCAGGAGGAAATGGACCAGTGTCTACAGAGCTGGCATGATATAGTGAGTTCATCCAAAAGAGATGCAGACGTAATATTTGAAAGGAACGGCGAAGGAAGAATCCAAATCTACACCGATGGATCTTGCTTTGGAAACGGGACAACGAAACCAGCTGCAGGACTTGGAGTTTACTTTGGACCGAATCATCCCAAAAATCTGTCTCTGCCTTGTGTTAATAGGAATACTAATAATGGGGCAGAACTAGAGGCAATACTACAAGCAATAGAAATCATTATAGAACTCAACTTGATCAAAATTGATATCCATACAGATTCAGAATTCCTATGcaatagtttaaatttatggtACGACGATTGGGAAGGAAGAAACTGGTTAACATCGACAGGTAAACCCGTCACGTACAAGAATGAAATGATTCATATAAAGCAGCTCATGAAAACTCGGGATATTCGTATCCTTCACGTTCCAAGCCATCAAGGAGTTTTCGGAAACGAGCAAGCAGACCAACTGGCTCGCGAAGGAGCAAGAAGATCGAGCGCAATCCATCAGGGTTCGAGTCATCGTAACCAGTCGTCCATCAACTGACAAGATCCAAGGAGTGGGGAACCCCTTAGATCTCGGGGGGAAAATGTTATGTCCGACTCGAgaacttattaaaaatttttttaataagaaacaaaataatGCATATTAACGCCAAGTTCTTGCGTCTCTCATTCTCTCGATCTTCCTTACTTCCCCACCTAAGACCTTTTTAAGTTACTCTAAATGCGCGGGACACCCATAATTAACATTGACATATATTGAATTGTGTCAACGGGACATCTCGTGCTATGCAACTCACTAAAAGAAACCCCTACCTAGGACCGGATCCCATGGTCGGagcgtttaaaatttttcaagagcaAGTTACTCTACCGAGCACAGGCTTGCTTTCCGGTCATAAGCTGATTTCGAAGTTTTCAGCGAAGAGTCGCAATCAGGTACAGCGGTATCctcaaatcatttaaattacaaagaaaaaaaaaagtataaatatatataaaacaaaagtatacaaaaataaattagaataGAGAAATCTATAATAGTTTCGAGTTTTGATAAGTGATTGTTGGTGTAATTGCTAGAAAGCAtcgtgtaatttttataattgtgtagtggatcaataaatattgaagaaaaattattaatataaaataaaaaaaaaaaaaaaaacaacgaaAGTAAATAAAGCGAAAAGAGAAGGAGTAAGGCAGATCATCCACTAGCCGAGAACCAGAGGGAGATCCTGAGGATCCAAGGATACAGGGTTCCTGGACCATCAGCCATTCAAGGTAATACAAGGAGCAGAGAGGACATAAAAGTAAAGCGGCACCTGCAAGTAGTAAGTCTCGATTTTAATTGCTGGAAtatctttctttttatttacccTATTTCACGGCCATCCTGGGGAAAGTTCTACTAAGTTAATTatcgatttataaataatttgtctaattatttattttatttaccgaaACACCCTATAAGCgaacttgataaaaattatatagagagTGAGAGAGTCAGACTTGCAATCGAAACGATTcccaaaacaaaataaaataaacaattgagCATTTCGCTCAATTGGAAAAAGTACATTAGTTAGTCCGAGCGTCTTCCAATCACGttaccaataaaaattattaaagatatttaataaacgaaAAATCCCGGACATAACATATGTAAGATAGCAACGAGTACTAtctgagatatttttttccgtagacgacttgaatcattttttttcacggaTGGTGCTAGTATATATTATTGACaacgaacaaataaaattattatcataactaaattaattagataGATTCGGCCGTTGACGCTCGTGTAGTTCGGTCGCACTTATTCttgtcttttttattaattgttattaattgtGTTTTAAACCCGTTTaactgagttttttttttcgtttttttctttttcttccttTTCTTAACCTCCTACTGGGCATACAGTGAAAATCTTCTACAGTTTCAAGTGACAAAATAGAAGTTATGACTGGCACGTGGTGAGATGTGAGGTTAAGCACAGCAAACCGAGGTTATGGATAGCGAGCTACCAGGCTCTGAAGATATTAAGAACGTATCCAGCATTATTACAGATCCTCAAGGTTTGGACCCACTAGCCCCTgaatttacttttcatttcacTGGCACTCCgtctaataaaaaatctattctGGGTTCTGATTCCCGCTCACGTAAAAGAGGCCGCCCCTGGAAGGCATTAACTTTACAACAAGACCATCCTAAGAAAGTTAACGCAATCACCGACTActttcagccagatatctctaagaataattcgaaaaccACCTCACCAGATCTGAGCTCACCTCCACAGAAGTACCAACGCTCATCCTCTTCTTCACCATCTTTACCCCGAGCTGTGATATCTTCCGCACACACTGCCCTCATCTCCAAGCTTAATACTCACGTTTCAACAGTGGCCTCAACCATGGCTTTGACCACTCCAGCAAACACTCTCTCCGAAGTCTTGGAAACACTACAAAAATGGAGAACAGAGGACAATAAAGCGAGAGACTGTATGAAAGAGGAACTTCTCTCCGAGATCACTGCGTCCAGAGAGGAAAATGCAAGACAGCTGGCCGCCCATTCTGCCAAATTGGAAGCTGAGAACGCAGAACTCAAAAAACAATTGGAAGACATAAAAGCTAGAGTCACGATGCTTGAATTAGGTTCTTGCTCTAATGGTCCGGTGTCATCAAACGCAGCAAGTGCGCCATCTCCCAGCAACCTTGATGTATTAGAAAAGCGTATAATTCAGGCCAGTATTTCCTCTTTTGAAAAACATCTCAGGAAAAACAATATAATAGTAAAAGGCTTAGTTTCAGATCAGTCGAATGTAGTCCTCAAGCTGAATGAATTCATCTCGACTCACTTTAAATTAGATAACTCCGTTTTAGACGCTCGTCTGATTGGCAAGCGCAAACCCTTCATTAAAGCCACGCTAAAAGATATTAacgttaaaaaaacaattatgatgaaaaaaaaagatcttaAGGTGCCAGTTTATATTGGGCACGACCTTACACCAGAAGAGGAGAAAATGGAGAATAAACTACGCATCGAAGCGAAGTCCCTGAGAGAAAGTggtaaaaaagtcaaatttggCCACTTAAGAATCTTCGTTGTCGGAGTTGGATACAAATACGACCTGAATTCACAATCTTTAGTTTTATGCTCTACCCCTAACTCAAATGCACCCAGTAGCAAGGCAGTAATAGAGGAATTCTCTACTCCTTTTCCAACAGAAGCCATGGACATCCAACAGCAACTTCAGCGATTTCAGCAGCACTCTCAATAATCCAGCCGACTCACACAGTACCTTAAAACTCATCAAGCTAACTTTCTGGAACGCTCATGGAATGAGAAACTTACATGAAATTGAATCTTTCGATGGGGATATTTTTTGTGTATCAGAAACTTGGGAAACCTCGTCTAATATTCGCTTACCACCTCTTTTTCGTAACTGGGCCAGTATATGCTCACCAGCGACTAAACAAAAGCTACCAGGTAGAGCAAGTGGAGGCTTGCTTACTATAATCAACCAACACTACAATTACTCTGTTTTAAACCTATCTGACAATTGGATTTTTCACAAGTGCCTTTTGCGAGGTTGCAAAATTATCGTTGGATCTGTTTACCTTAAGCCAGAAATGAAGAACATCGCAACTGTCCTCGAATCTCTACAAATagtcttaaacaatatttTCCATAATGAGGATTACGATGCCATAATTATTGGCGGGGACTTCAATGCACGAGTTGGTAAATTCTTATCCATAGACCCTGAAATTGTGGAATCGTCTGTCCTTAGAGAAACAAGAACTGTCTTTGACTCCTCATCGAACCACCAAGGACAACTTCTGATAGATTTTATGTGTAGCAACAGGTTTATTCTCCTGAACGGGCGCACGCCAAGTGATTTTCCAGGTGGATTTACATTTAGCAGCAGCATTGGAAGAAGTACGGTTGATCTGGTCTGGATCAATACTCTGAGCACTAGCGCGTTGAATGATATGCAGATTGATTACTTTATTACTAGCTCGGATCACTTCCCACTGACTACCACTTTGTACACTCCTGAACCCGAGCAGCTCTCATCTACCAACTCAGCTCCTATTGGGTTGAAATGGAacccccgatttgcgaaagtATTTCAAGAAAATATGCGATGGTCACCACTCGTCTCACAGGATTTCAAAAACGCCTCAACCGACTCCTTACACCGCTCTCTTTGCGTCGCTATCGCAACCTCAGCCTCTCTCTCAAACATGTATGTCAGCGCCCGTCCAAGTAACAAGCACCGAAACCCGCGCTCCAAACCGTGGTTCGATAATGAATGTAAAATGAAGAAACAGTCAACCATTGCCCTACTTAACCACTGC includes these proteins:
- the LOC130674166 gene encoding ribonuclease H1-like; this encodes MNLYLVINGHKPGLYQTWKECHEQIAAYPNPIFRLVHSQEEMDQCLQSWHDIVSSSKRDADVIFERNGEGRIQIYTDGSCFGNGTTKPAAGLGVYFGPNHPKNLSLPCVNRNTNNGAELEAILQAIEIIIELNLIKIDIHTDSEFLCNSLNLWYDDWEGRNWLTSTGKPVTYKNEMIHIKQLMKTRDIRILHVPSHQGVFGNEQADQLAREGARRSSAIHQGSSHRNQSSIN